In the genome of Mytilus edulis chromosome 3, xbMytEdul2.2, whole genome shotgun sequence, one region contains:
- the LOC139517840 gene encoding ras-related protein Rap-2c-like yields MREYKVVVLGSGGVGKSALTVKFVSGTFMEKYDPTIEDFYRKEIEVDSAPSVLEILDTAGTEQFASMRDLYIKNGQGFVIVYSITSLQTFQDIKTMKEQIQRVKGIDDIPMILVGNKADLDHQREVPSSEGASLSLAWGCPFTETSAKVTQNVNEVFIEIVREMNTSPVKEKKGCCVIV; encoded by the coding sequence ATGAGGGAATATAAAGTTGTAGTTTTAGGCAGTGGTGGTGTAGGAAAAAGTGCTCTAACAGTTAAATTTGTAAGTGGTACTTTCATGGAAAAGTATGATCCAACTATTGAAGATTTCTACAGAAAGGAAATCGAGGTTGATTCAGCACCATCAGTGCTAGAAATTCTTGATACTGCAGGAACAGAACAATTTGCATCTATGCGAGATCTGTATATTAAAAATGGACAAGGTTTTGTTATTGTTTACAGCATAACAAGTTTACAAACATTTCAGGACATAAAAACAATGAAAGAACAAATACAGAGAGTGAAAGGCATTGATGATATACCAATGATATTAGTTGGGAATAAAGCTGACTTAGATCATCAAAGAGAAGTACCATCAAGTGAAGGGGCTTCATTATCTCTGGCGTGGGGGTGTCCCTTCACAGAGACTTCAGCCAAAGTTACACAAAATGTAAATGAAGTTTTTATTGAAATAGTGAGAGAAATGAACACTAGTcctgttaaagaaaaaaaaggctGCTGTGTGATAGTATGA
- the LOC139515516 gene encoding uncharacterized protein: protein MGISLNTACKKANANIWLSGDFNLGHINWEKNLIVPNKPDSALHQQLLNILDDNNLVQVINKKTRNDRTLDLMCMTNPSFVNRIKTLPPIGRSDHDIVFCEINFALPSPKQHPHKVLIYKKANWENIKKDLEIIHDYLKVNKKNMTVDDLWNTFKTKTTDTINKNIPTKEIGKKSKLPWVNRDLKRLIRKKNKLYTKKKHDSSYNKHDSSYNSKYKEIKTKLQKEMRKAYWAYIENMIFDIDIKEPDQQCFNKQPKKLYSYIKSQRNENTGIAPLRSEGTLHTNPSEKANILNKQFQSAFTSEKNIEIPTKEPSSHPIMEKINISREGVYKLIKNINTNKATGPDTIAGKILKENIEITSYILTIIFNKSLETGKVPSDWNHANVTPVFKKGDKHHPGNYRPISLTCISCKLLEHL from the coding sequence ATGGGTATCTCTCTTAATACTGCATGCAAGAAAGCAAATGCAAACATCTGGCTAAGTGGTGACTTCAATCTCGGCCACATAAACTGGGAGAAAAACTTGATAGTACCAAATAAACCAGACTCAGCATTACACCAACAACTGCTTAATATTCTGGACGATAACAATTTAGTACaagtaataaacaaaaaaaccaGGAATGATAGAACATTAGACTTAATGTGCATGACAAACCCATCTTTTGTCAACAGAATTAAGACCCTCCCACCTATAGGACGAAGTGACCACGACATTGTCTTCTGTGAGATTAACTTTGctttaccatcaccaaaacaacACCCTCATAAAGTACTTATTTACAAAAAAGCAAACTGGGAGAACATAAAGAAAGATCTTGAAATAATTCATGATTACTTAAAAGTGAACAAGAAAAATATGACTGTCGATGATCTGTGGAACACCTTCAAAACCAAAACGACAGATACCATCAACAAAAACATACCTACCAAAGAAATTGGGAAAAAATCAAAACTACCATGGGTAAACAGAGACCTAAAAAGACTCAtcagaaagaaaaacaaactttacACAAAGAAAAAACATGACTCATCCTACAACAAACATGACTCATCCTACAACAGCAAATACAAAGAGATCAAGACTAAACTCCAAAAAGAGATGAGAAAAGCATACTGGgcatatattgaaaatatgatcTTCGACATTGACATAAAAGAACCAGACCAACAATGTTTCAACAAGCAACCCAAAAAATTATACTCATATATTAAAAGCCAAAGAAATGAGAACACCGGCATTGCACCATTACGAAGTGAAGGTACCCTTCATACAAACCCCTCTGAaaaagcaaacatccttaataagCAATTCCAATCAGCTTTcacatctgaaaaaaatatagaaataccaACGAAAGAACCTAGTTCACACCCTATAATGGAAAAAATAAACATCAGTAGAGAAGGAGtatataaactaataaaaaatataaacactaACAAAGCTACAGGACCAGATACTATCGCTGGCAAAATACTtaaagaaaacattgaaataactTCATACATTCTTACTATCATCTTCAACAAATCTCTTGAGACAGGCAAAGTACCTTCAGACTGGAACCATGCTAACGTTACACCAGTATTTAAAAAAGGAGACAAACATCATCCTGGAAATTACAGACCAATATCACTTACCTGCATCTCATGTAAATTATTAGAACATTTATAA
- the LOC139515517 gene encoding uncharacterized protein B0403.1-like: protein MHGHILEQVLSAKYLGITLSSDLKWNKHIKQSAAKANQSLAFIRRNLKINSKLVKERAYQTIVRPKLEYCCTVWDPHTSENICKLEQVQRRAARYTCNRYHNTSSVSEMIEHLNWQSLQERRLKTRLQMLHKVINNEIAIPSQDILIKSQSRTRTTHQQTYRQLQCNKDTFKFSFFSQSAIKDWNKLPPDIANQTSTDNFKDALTHEVLLKTYSHLN, encoded by the coding sequence ATGCATGGTCATATCTTAGAACAAGTTCTATCTGCAAAATATTTAGGCATTACACTTTCTTCAGACCTCAAATGgaacaaacatattaaacaatcagCAGCAAAAGCAAACCAATCATTAGCATTCATCAGACgtaatctaaaaataaattctaaattaGTTAAGGAAAGAGCCTATCAAACAATAGTTAGACCAAAACTAGAATACTGCTGTACAGTTTGGGATCCACACACCTcagaaaatatatgtaaattagaACAAGTACAAAGAAGAGCTGCAAGATATACTTGCAACAGATATCACAATACCAGCAGTGTATCTGAAATGATAGAACATCTAAACTGGCAATCCTTACAAGAACGCAGACTAAAAACCAGACTCCAAATGTTGCACAAAGTCATCAACAATGAAATTGCAATACCATCGCAAGATATACTCATAAAAAGCCAGTCTAGAACAAGAACTACCCATCAACAGACATACAGACAACTTCAGTGTAATAAAGACacctttaaattttcttttttcagcCAATCGGCAATCAAAGATTGGAACAAATTACCACCCGATATCGCAAACCAAACCTCTACAGACAACTTTAAGGATGCACTCACTCATGAGGTGCTCCTTAAAACATACTCTCATCTAAACTAA
- the LOC139517841 gene encoding E3 ubiquitin-protein ligase TRIM45-like, protein MANNKQNIESFLTCVDCQQYFGEKGRSPHVLPCLHTVCSNCLKRRIENQNVKCPDCNETFEARGNDISAFPIDSGRRHVVDCYRVQKKSAEFYCNQCHPNKVVAASRCKDCDEFLCKTCSDAHNRTKLTKRHVVLSLDMLKESPLEDFHNKLTCTVEGHEGQPFSHFCESRSCNKPICSLCLVQFHQRDDGHDVKYLNDVYVEKKRIVENNLLDIRHKKTKVDEAIDLLNDEVQNLYLKESSIEQDIEQAFTKCFDVLDERKAVLKQMLSDVSGKKKNALDLQLDELSTKKDSIDQAIKFSEDHLAYSNGAEFLIMKDQIISRTNALRDQQIDTTPHTTAEMAFELVNMEDEFREFGKVMGDIWATAAYVPKTRVQTFDISMGKEQVVLIISPHDSHNRPINESGIDIKVDILDSKGKRYQGIVVDHGKKFGSYKVYFTPVRSGEHRAYVTMLGLTLSKDGFGFMVNEDLTVKKADLRINLKSTSTKTARKSQPLTGKMSDRSTDIRVTSGMMSDTDADSNADRNSNVNEFPPYRAVGEIICPEFSFDLKSTYHQYELSEDYKTLINQKSRRPPSRDLSTAFQNYRGTIATKPLGKTNQHYFECSVHFFVKRQLRQDLIFEIGIARKSEVDMNYTLDNHALAWTFCARRCNICRTICLQCWNNGQRLFHTPATENSPPGTTHKTTYGFLLDTRNKQWIVVDAKSRKFIFRFRNVDVSRPLWPTFGVYNPDLVNVTLNLRAGREITTVLEVPFDL, encoded by the exons ATGgctaacaacaaacaaaatatcgAATCGTTTCTAACTTGTGTTGACTGTCAACAATACTTTGGGGAGAAAGGAAGATCACCTCACGTATTACCATGTTTACATACAGTCTGCTCGAACTGCTTGAAAAGACGGATAGAAAACCAGAACGTGAAATGCCCAGATTGCAACGAAACGTTCGAAGCAAGAGGAAATGACATCAGCGCTTTCCCGATTGATAGCGGTAGACGTCACGTAGTAGACTGTTACCGTGTGCAGAAGAAGTCTGCGGAATTCTATTGCAACCAGTGCCATCCTAACAAAGTGGTAGCTGCAAGTAGATGTAAAGACTGCGACGAATTTCTGTGTAAAACTTGCTCCGATGCACATAATCGTACAAAGTTAACCAAACGTCATGTTGTTTTATCTCTGGATATGTTGAAAGAATCGCCACTAGAAGACTTCCATAATAAGCTTACATGCACCGTAGAAGGACACGAGGGACAGCCATTTTCACATTTTTGTGAGAGCAGGTCTTGCAACAAACCTATCTGTAGTTTGTGTTTAGTCCAATTTCATCAGCGAGATGATGGTCACGACGTAAAATATTTGAACGATGTATACGTAGAAAAGAAACGAATAGTTGAAAATAATCTTTTAGACATACGACACAAGAAAACCAAAGTGGATGAAGCCATAGATCTGTTAAATGATGAAGTTCAGAATTTATATTTGAAAGAGAGTTCCATTGAACAAGATATTGAACAGGCCTTTACAAAATGCTTTGATGTCCTAGATGAGCGAAAGGCAGTTCTAAAGCAAATGCTTTCTGATGTGTCTGGTAAAAAGAAGAACGCTCTTGACCTCCAACTTGATGAACTTTCGACAAAGAAAGATTCAATAGATCAAGCTATTAAATTTTCTGAAGACCATTTAGCTTACAGCAACGGAGCAGAATTCTTGATTATGAAGGATCAGATTATCAGTAGGACAAATGCTCTACGTGATCAACAGATAGACACTACACCACACACCACAGCAGAGATGGCTTTTGAGTTGGTAAACATGGAGGACGAGTTCAGGGAATTTGGAAAAGTAATGGGTGACATTTGGGCAACAGCCGCTTATGTACCGAAGACAAGGGTTCAAACATTCGATATTTCTATGGGTAAGGAACAAGTAGTTCTCATTATCTCGCCTCACGATTCTCACAATCGACCAATCAACGAAAGCGGAATTGACATCAAAGTGGATATACTCGACTCAAAAGGAAAACGTTACCAAGGTATTGTAGTGGATCATGGGAAGAAATTTGGCTCCTACAAAGTCTACTTTACACCCGTACGTTCTGGAGAGCACAGGGCTTATGTTACAATGCTTGGTTTAACTTTATCAAAGGACGGTTTTGGATTTATGGTGAACGAAGACCTTACAGTGAAGAAAGCCGATCTTCGTATTAACCTTAAATCCACGT CGACCAAAACAGCTAGAAAATCACAGCCTCTAACAGGAAAAATGTCGGACAGATCTACTGATATAAGAGTCACAAGTGGGATGATGAGCG ACACAGATGCCGATTCAAATGCAGACCGAAATTCAAATGTCAACGAATTTCCACCTTACAGAGCTGTAGGAgaaattattt gcCCAGAATTTTCGTTTGACCTCAAAAGCACTTATCATCAGTATGAACTGTCGGAAGATTATAAAACGTTGATCAACCAGAAGTCAAGACGACCACCATCACGTGATTTGTCTACTGCTTTCCAAAACTACAGAGGAACCATAGCAACGAAACCACTGGGgaaaacaaaccaacattatttcgAATGTTCGGTCCACTTCTTCGTAAAACGTCAGCTACGCCAAGATCTGATATTTGAAATTGGAATTGCTCGCAAATCTGAAGTTGATATGAATTACACTTTGGACAACCATGCCCTTGCATGGACGTTCTGTGCACGTCGATGTAATATTTGCCGCACGATTTGTCTTCAGTGTTGGAACAATGGGCAGCGTTTGTTTCACACACCAGCAACAGAAAACTCTCCTCCAGGCACTACCCACAAAACAACATACGGGTTCTTGCTTGATACAAGAAATAAACAATGGATTGTTGTAGatgcaaaaagtagaaagtttATCTTTAGATTCAGAAATGTCGATGTTAGTCGACCTTTGTGGCCGACATTTGGAGTATACAATCCTGATCTTGTAAATGTTACTTTAAATCTTCGGGCCGGACGAGAAATTACCACAGTATTAGAGGTTCCTTTCGATTTATAA